The Cyprinus carpio isolate SPL01 chromosome A5, ASM1834038v1, whole genome shotgun sequence genome has a segment encoding these proteins:
- the LOC109061903 gene encoding non-histone chromosomal protein HMG-14A-like, with amino-acid sequence MPKRKGTDGEVKEEPQRRSARLSAKPTPQKPEPKPKKTPKKEKEVNDKKEEKKAKAEESKEENQSENGETKTNEVEKTPDEAAEPEKEDPKTE; translated from the exons ATGCCCAAGAGAAAG GGAACTGATGGAGAAGTCAAGGAGGAG CCTCAGAGAAGGTCTGCTAGATTATCAGCG AAACCAACGCCTCAAAAACCTGAACCCAAACCGAAAAAAACTCCCAAG AAAGAGAAGGAAGTGAATgataaaaaggaagaaaagaaagcAAAGGCTGAGGAATCCAAGGAGGAAAACCAATCAGAAAATGGGGAGACTAAGACCAATGag gttgaAAAAACTCCAGACGAGGCGGCGGAGCCCGAGAAGGAGGACCCGAAGACAGAGTAG